A section of the Phycodurus eques isolate BA_2022a chromosome 4, UOR_Pequ_1.1, whole genome shotgun sequence genome encodes:
- the LOC133401262 gene encoding extracellular matrix protein 1-like — protein sequence MGSSWLVFHAAVGSLLVLLGSANHDKHNMEQREITFDFGDVMHLMDSPESQVMQQEADLSDLVDTKEFAMQEKLDTPRGRGFRPPSFSPRGRRPSAASRSEIPMLDYPVQFPLGQPTSDNLQAVCLHGDLRPRYPDSYFPSSGFGQLRRRASAVNNAESWFSACCAGNQTWGKEATLCCATQAWELSVENFCKEDSSVKDRLYHCCRKTGSQRLNCFQKDSPNPRYEPSEAIPVVPLPTTVEFSFDKNTCYRTSVTQLNVSESRQQSGSQKSEINFPPGRPSADNVESLCRNQKQRPLYSVKCLPSSGYELLARQAKIINRMEKGFKQCCKKNQDVLVCAEQKWRDALRRFCSSKKGGKVDYECCLGSMASDNLGCFQAKSPDPHYNMTSQEELSPKICQSRKIIKKVLPDGFHAKNILNECCAMSPQDHTTCFVQKVEETSVRMCTSKKTSPPVARRCCRMAPLEQPKCVTNFVMDAITKATKVSNQKKKKRCPL from the exons ATGGGCTCGTCTTGGCTTGTGTTTCACGCCGCTGTTGGGTCTCTGCTGGTTCTGTTAGGGTCGGCGAACCATG ATAAGCACAACATGGAGCAGCGCGAAATCACCTTTGACTTTGGCGATGTCATGCATT TGATGGACTCACCGGAATCACAAGTGATGCAGCAAGAGGCAGATTTGTCAGATTTGGTTGATACAAAAG AGTTTGCCATGCAAGAAAAATTGGACACCCCAAGAGGGAGAG GATTCAGACCACCATCCTTTTCACCGAGAGGAC GTCGTCCAAGTGCTGCATCCCGCTCTGAGATTCCCATGCTGGACTATCCCGTTCAGTTCCCGCTCGGGCAACCCACATCCGACAATCTCCAAGCCGTTTGTCTCCATGGAGACCTTCGCCCTCGCTACCCCGACTCCTACTTCCCCAGCTCAGGGTTTGGCCAACTGCGACGGAGGGCGAGCGCCGTCAATAATGCCGAGTCGTGGTTTAGCGCGTGCTGCGCAGGAAATCAGACATGGGGGAAGGAGGCGACGCTTTGCTGCGCCACGCAGGCG TGGGAGCTGTCAGTGGAAAATTTCTGCAAGGAGGATTCATCCGTCAAGGATCGACTTTATCACTGCTGCAGAAAGACGGGCAGCCAGAGACTCAACTGCTTCCAAAAGGACTCTCCCAATCCACGCTACGAGCCATCCGAGGCAATACCGGTGGTCCCGCTTCCCACTACAGTCGAATTCAGCTTTGACAAAAACACTTGTTACAG GACATCAGTGACTCAGCTGAATGTCAGCGAAAGCAGACAACAGTCTGGTTCCCAGAAAAGTGAAATCAACTTCCCCCCCGGTCGACCCAGCGCAGATAACGTGGAATCACTGTGTCGCAACCAGAAGCAGCGCCCCCTGTACAGCGTCAAGTGCCTGCCAAGCAGCGGCTACGAGCTGCTGGCTCGTCAGGCCAAGATCATTAATCGTATGGAGAAGGGATTCAAACAGTGCTGCAAGAAGAACCAggatgtgcttgtgtgtgctgAGCAAAAG TGGCGTGATGCGCTCAGgaggttttgctccagtaagaAGGGCGGCAAGGTTGACTACGAGTGTTGTTTGGGCAGCATGGCCAGCGATAATCTCGGCTGTTTCCAAGCCAAGTCTCCTGACCCGCATTACAACATGACGTCCCAGGAAGAACTGTCTCCTAAAATCTGTCAATCTCGCAAGATCATCAAGAAAGT GTTGCCTGATGGCTTTCACGCCAAGAACATTTTGAACGAATGCTGCGCCATGTCACCACAAGATCACACCACTTGCTTTGTGCAAAAG gtTGAGGAAACATCTGTCAGAATGTGTACGTCAAAGAAGACATCCCCTCCAGTCGCCCGCCGCTGTTGCCGCATGGCTCCTCTGGAGCAGCCCAAGTGCGTCACTAACTTTGTCATGGATGCCATCACCAAGGCAACCAAGGTCTCCAaccagaagaaaaagaaaagatgccCCCTTTAA